A part of Lacibacter sp. H407 genomic DNA contains:
- a CDS encoding NAD kinase, with protein sequence MKVAIYSRVYESDQKEDIQRLLQELKDQHIDVSMYRGFYEQIKQDISFDTEPTLFHSSQDLNDTFECMISLGGDGTLLDTVTMVRNQDIPLLGINFGRLGFLASIGREELETVVASLKNRTFVEDERTLIHLDSNMPLFGETPYALNEFAIHKLDTSSMIKIHAYLNGEFLNSYWADGLIVATPTGSTGYSLSCNGPIVFPDSGSFVITPVAPHNLNVRPIVVPDDNIISFEIEGRADSFLCTLDSRKEIVQKTIQLAVKKEKFTVSLIRLNENNFLQTLRNKLSWGLDRRN encoded by the coding sequence ACTTCAGGAATTGAAAGATCAACATATTGATGTAAGTATGTACAGGGGGTTTTATGAGCAAATAAAACAGGATATTTCATTTGATACTGAGCCAACGCTTTTTCATTCATCACAAGATCTCAATGATACATTTGAATGTATGATCAGCCTTGGTGGCGATGGTACCCTGCTCGACACCGTTACCATGGTCCGCAACCAGGATATTCCATTGTTGGGGATCAATTTTGGAAGACTGGGATTTTTAGCCAGCATTGGTCGGGAAGAATTGGAAACAGTGGTTGCATCATTAAAAAACCGAACATTTGTGGAAGATGAACGTACATTGATTCATCTTGATAGTAATATGCCACTCTTTGGCGAAACACCCTATGCGTTGAATGAATTTGCCATTCACAAACTGGATACATCATCCATGATAAAAATTCACGCCTATCTTAATGGCGAATTTTTAAACAGTTACTGGGCTGATGGTTTGATCGTAGCCACACCAACCGGTTCAACCGGCTATTCACTTAGTTGTAACGGTCCCATTGTATTTCCCGATTCAGGTAGTTTTGTAATAACACCGGTTGCTCCGCATAATCTAAACGTAAGGCCGATCGTGGTACCAGACGACAATATCATTTCCTTTGAAATAGAAGGAAGAGCCGATAGCTTTTTGTGTACACTTGATTCCCGCAAGGAGATCGTTCAGAAAACCATTCAACTGGCTGTAAAAAAGGAAAAGTTTACAGTAAGCCTCATTCGTTTGAATGAAAATAATTTTCTGCAAACCCTACGCAACAAATTATCGTGGGGTCTCGACAGGAGAAATTAG
- the porG gene encoding type IX secretion system protein PorG, whose amino-acid sequence MKKLLFCLLAFCSFVLPSVVTAQYDGYRHDGEFGVQVGAAHYFGDLNPDKRLNRPKIAAGIFFRKQINDYVAVRIGANFAQLGYSDVYEKKNEFQMRRNLSFNTNLWELMLQGDFNFFRFNPTNPNQRFTPYLTFGAGFISFDPYAYLNDTKYFLRPLGTEGQGSAAYPDRKLYSTTAFAFPLGLGVKYAWNDRVNFNFEIVHRFTTTDFIDDVSGTYAGISAFPVGSPASFLQDRSYETGTPIGVAGTQRGFSGQRDQYIMATVGVTFSITSYKCPTSN is encoded by the coding sequence ATGAAAAAATTACTGTTTTGTTTACTGGCATTTTGCTCATTTGTACTGCCATCTGTTGTAACTGCACAATACGATGGATACCGTCATGATGGAGAATTTGGTGTACAGGTAGGGGCCGCCCATTATTTTGGCGATCTTAATCCGGATAAAAGGCTCAACCGTCCCAAAATTGCAGCCGGTATTTTCTTTCGTAAACAGATCAACGATTATGTGGCTGTTCGCATTGGTGCCAACTTTGCTCAGTTAGGTTACAGCGATGTGTATGAAAAGAAGAATGAATTTCAAATGCGTCGTAATCTCAGTTTTAATACCAATTTGTGGGAACTGATGTTGCAAGGCGATTTTAATTTTTTCCGTTTCAATCCCACCAATCCCAATCAGCGGTTTACCCCCTATTTAACCTTTGGTGCAGGATTTATCAGTTTCGATCCATACGCTTACCTCAACGATACCAAATACTTTCTTCGTCCATTAGGCACCGAAGGCCAGGGTTCAGCTGCATATCCTGACCGTAAATTATATTCCACAACAGCCTTTGCATTTCCCTTGGGCCTTGGGGTTAAATATGCCTGGAACGACAGAGTAAACTTTAATTTTGAAATTGTACATCGGTTTACTACCACAGATTTTATTGATGATGTATCCGGTACGTATGCCGGTATCTCAGCTTTTCCGGTTGGCTCACCCGCCTCTTTTTTACAGGATCGCAGTTACGAGACAGGAACTCCTATTGGCGTTGCCGGCACACAACGTGGCTTCAGCGGCCAGCGTGATCAATATATTATGGCAACAGTTGGTGTTACGTTTAGTATCACCTCTTATAAGTGCCCTACTTCTAATTAA